From Betaproteobacteria bacterium, a single genomic window includes:
- the kdpA gene encoding potassium-transporting ATPase subunit KdpA, with protein MTANGYLQLAFYVAVLIALAKPLGAYMARIYEGQPAFLNRIGAPVENLIYRVCGVNPAQEMRWTQYAVATLIFNVLGFFAVYALQRLQLSLPLNPQNMAAVSPDSSFNTAISFITNTNWQGYGGESTMSYLTQMLGLTVQNFVSAATGMAVLVALIRGFARQNAQAIGNFWVDLTRSTLYILLPLSLVFALVLVWQGMPQTFSAYATVPLVESVEYDNPKLDAAGQPLKDDKGNPVTEKATQKEQSIAVGPVASQVAIKQLGTNGGGFFNANSAHLFENPTPLSNFLELLAILLIPAALCYTFGKMVGDTRQGWAILAAMTVVFVALLAVCVGAEQVGNPALDKLGVDQVASPLQAGGNMEGKETRFGVVNSALWATATTAASNGSVNAMHDSFTPLGGLVPMWLIQIGEVIFGGVGSGLYGMLLLAVVAVFVAGLMIGRTPEYLGKKIEAFDVKMAAIGVLVPLFTALFGTAVAVLLEAGKAGVANPGMHGFSEILYAFSSVSGNNGSAFAGLSANTPFYNTALGIVMFFARFWIIVPVLALAGSLVAKKKVPAGAGTLPTHAPLFIFFLIGVVVVIGALTFFPALALGPIVEHLVLYGGK; from the coding sequence ATGACTGCCAACGGTTATCTGCAGCTTGCTTTCTACGTCGCCGTGCTGATCGCACTGGCGAAGCCGCTCGGCGCCTACATGGCGCGCATCTACGAAGGCCAACCGGCGTTTCTCAATCGCATCGGCGCGCCGGTCGAGAACCTGATTTACCGCGTGTGCGGCGTGAACCCCGCGCAGGAAATGCGCTGGACGCAGTACGCCGTGGCGACACTCATCTTCAACGTGCTGGGCTTTTTTGCCGTCTATGCGCTGCAGCGGCTGCAGCTCTCCCTGCCGCTCAATCCACAGAACATGGCGGCCGTGTCGCCCGATTCGTCGTTCAACACCGCCATCAGTTTCATCACCAACACCAACTGGCAGGGTTACGGCGGCGAGTCGACGATGAGTTATCTCACCCAGATGCTCGGACTCACGGTGCAGAACTTCGTGTCCGCGGCGACCGGCATGGCGGTGCTCGTCGCGCTTATCCGCGGCTTCGCGCGCCAGAATGCCCAGGCAATCGGCAATTTCTGGGTCGATCTGACGCGCAGCACGCTCTACATCCTCCTGCCGCTGTCGCTCGTCTTCGCGCTCGTGCTGGTGTGGCAGGGCATGCCGCAGACCTTCTCGGCTTACGCGACGGTGCCGCTGGTCGAGTCGGTGGAGTACGACAATCCCAAGCTCGACGCCGCCGGCCAGCCGCTCAAAGACGACAAGGGCAACCCGGTCACCGAGAAGGCGACGCAGAAGGAGCAGTCGATCGCGGTGGGCCCGGTTGCCTCGCAGGTCGCCATCAAGCAGCTCGGCACAAACGGCGGCGGCTTTTTCAATGCCAACTCGGCGCATCTGTTCGAGAACCCGACGCCGCTGTCGAATTTTCTCGAGCTGCTCGCCATCCTGCTGATCCCGGCGGCACTTTGCTACACGTTCGGCAAGATGGTGGGAGACACGCGCCAGGGATGGGCCATCCTCGCCGCGATGACCGTCGTGTTTGTGGCGCTGCTCGCGGTGTGCGTCGGCGCCGAACAGGTCGGCAACCCGGCGCTCGACAAGCTTGGCGTCGACCAGGTGGCGTCCCCCCTGCAGGCAGGAGGGAACATGGAAGGCAAGGAGACGCGCTTCGGCGTCGTCAACTCGGCGCTCTGGGCCACCGCGACCACCGCGGCGTCGAACGGCTCGGTGAACGCGATGCACGACTCCTTCACGCCGCTGGGTGGACTGGTGCCGATGTGGCTGATCCAGATCGGCGAGGTGATCTTCGGCGGGGTGGGCTCCGGCCTGTACGGCATGCTGCTGCTGGCCGTGGTCGCCGTGTTCGTCGCGGGCCTCATGATCGGCCGCACGCCCGAATACCTCGGCAAGAAAATCGAGGCCTTCGATGTCAAGATGGCCGCGATCGGCGTGTTGGTGCCGTTGTTCACCGCCCTGTTCGGAACCGCTGTCGCGGTCTTGCTGGAGGCGGGCAAAGCGGGCGTGGCCAACCCCGGCATGCACGGCTTCTCCGAAATCCTGTACGCGTTCTCCTCAGTGAGCGGCAACAACGGCAGTGCGTTCGCTGGTCTCTCGGCCAACACGCCGTTCTACAACACGGCGCTCGGCATCGTCATGTTCTTCGCGCGTTTCTGGATCATTGTGCCTGTGCTCGCGCTGGCCGGCTCGCTAGTGGCGAAGAAGAAGGTCCCGGCCGGTGCCGGCACGCTACCCACGCATGCGCCGCTGTTTATTTTCTTCCTCATCGGCGTAGTGGTCGTGATCGGGGCACTGACCTTTTTCCCGGCGCTCGCGCTCGGACCGATCGTCGAGCACCTCGTGCTGTACGGCGGCAAATAG
- the kdpF gene encoding K(+)-transporting ATPase subunit F, with protein sequence MSGIYILSGLVAVAILVYLFVALLWPEKF encoded by the coding sequence ATGAGCGGGATATACATCCTGAGCGGACTGGTCGCAGTTGCGATCCTGGTTTATCTCTTTGTCGCCCTGCTTTGGCCGGAGAAATTCTGA